In one window of Miscanthus floridulus cultivar M001 chromosome 12, ASM1932011v1, whole genome shotgun sequence DNA:
- the LOC136495617 gene encoding uncharacterized protein, which produces MELAHGHSRPAQPERGEEETAHQGVSPRPGSAWPAEAERHAGARSGATAGLGQRPAAVSGHGSASERAQETREEKESSVGSLGEAGGEREGGFHGGRAQRRHGRRRRDAGRLTQGSEGGASASVSKREAGRSCGRDELKNGSVVREFDAGGARARGEGGARALGEGGAKGQRGRSEGRARAAGSRARSSSSPPVRCAVRASRARGGHAAGVA; this is translated from the coding sequence atggaactggcccacggccacagccGGCCTGCGCAGCCCGAGCGCGGGGAAGAGGAGACGGCCCATCAGGGCGTCAGCccccggcctggctcggcctggccagccgaggcagAGCGCCATGCCGGAGCGCGCTCTGGCGCGACGGcggggctcggccagcggccggcggccgtctccggccacggcagcgccAGCGAGCGAGCGCAGGAGACGCGCGAGGAGAAGGAGAGCTCGGTAGGGTcgctaggcgaggctggaggggAGAGGGAAGGCGGATTCCACGGCGGCCGTgcacagcggcgccatggccgtcggcggcgagacgcggggaggcttacccagggctcggaaggcggagcaagcgcgagcgtgagcaaaagggaggcggggcggagctgcgggcgcgacgAATTGAAGAATGGCTCGGTGGTGAGGGAGTttgacgccggcggagctcgggctcgcggcgagggcggagctcgggCGCTCGGCGAGGGCGGAGCAAAAGGGCAGCGCGGCAGGAGTGAAGGCCGAGCGCGTGCGGCtggcagcagggcgcgctcctcttcaagtCCGCCAGTGCGCTGCGCGGTCAGGGCTAGCCgggcgcgtggcggacacgcggcgggcgtcgcctga